A portion of the Kribbella jejuensis genome contains these proteins:
- the pdhA gene encoding pyruvate dehydrogenase (acetyl-transferring) E1 component subunit alpha → MSESVPGPVPEVFAPHEAPVSPPQASEEVEFVQLLTPEGERVEHPDYSFDLDDETIKGFYRDMVLVRRIDTEATALQRQGELGLWASLLGQEAAQIGSGRALNKKDMVFPTYREHGVAWCQGVNPLNLLGLFRGVDQGAWDPKDNNFHLYTIVIGAQTLHATGYAMGQQRDHAVGDPDNGEATIAYFGDGASSQGDVNEAFIWASVFNAPVVFFCQNNQWAISEPIDRQTRIPLYQRAAGFGFPGVRVDGNDVLATYAVTQQALKRAREGSGPSLIEAYTYRMGAHTTSDDPTKYRLSEDLEHWKLKDPIERVHAYLARHAGVDHDFFDEVDAEGDKIAAELRAGCLALPDPVLTDFFQNVYVDETPQLAEQRDQYVAYAASFEGEG, encoded by the coding sequence GTGAGTGAGTCGGTGCCGGGCCCTGTCCCGGAAGTGTTCGCGCCCCACGAGGCGCCGGTCAGTCCGCCCCAGGCCTCCGAAGAGGTCGAGTTCGTCCAGCTGCTGACGCCCGAAGGTGAGCGCGTCGAGCACCCGGACTACTCGTTCGATCTCGACGACGAGACGATCAAGGGCTTCTATCGGGACATGGTCCTGGTACGCCGGATCGATACCGAGGCGACCGCCCTGCAGCGCCAGGGTGAGCTCGGCCTGTGGGCGTCCCTGCTCGGCCAGGAAGCGGCGCAGATCGGCTCCGGCCGGGCCCTGAACAAGAAGGACATGGTCTTCCCGACGTATCGGGAACACGGTGTCGCCTGGTGCCAGGGGGTCAACCCGCTGAACCTGCTCGGCCTGTTCCGCGGGGTCGACCAGGGCGCATGGGACCCGAAGGACAACAACTTCCATCTGTACACGATCGTGATCGGCGCGCAGACGCTGCACGCGACCGGGTACGCGATGGGCCAGCAGCGCGACCACGCGGTCGGCGACCCGGACAACGGCGAGGCCACGATCGCGTACTTCGGTGACGGCGCGAGCAGCCAGGGTGACGTCAACGAGGCGTTCATCTGGGCCTCGGTGTTCAACGCCCCGGTCGTCTTCTTCTGCCAGAACAACCAGTGGGCCATCTCGGAGCCGATCGACCGGCAGACCCGGATCCCGCTGTACCAGCGCGCGGCGGGCTTCGGCTTCCCGGGCGTCCGCGTCGACGGCAACGACGTACTCGCGACGTACGCCGTCACTCAGCAGGCCCTGAAGCGCGCCCGCGAGGGCAGCGGGCCGTCGCTGATCGAGGCGTACACGTACCGGATGGGCGCCCACACCACCTCCGACGACCCGACCAAGTACCGGCTCAGCGAGGACCTCGAGCACTGGAAGCTCAAGGACCCGATCGAGCGCGTGCACGCGTACCTGGCCCGGCACGCGGGGGTCGACCACGACTTCTTCGACGAGGTCGACGCCGAGGGCGACAAGATCGCGGCCGAGCTGCGGGCCGGCTGTCTCGCGCTGCCGGACCCGGTGCTCACCGACTTCTTCCAGAACGTGTACGTCGACGAGACGCCGCAACTGGCCGAGCAACGCGACCAGTACGTGGCGTACGCGGCTTCGTTCGAAGGCGAGGGCTGA
- the hisC gene encoding histidinol-phosphate transaminase, producing MTPDNEVRFRACLDDVAAYKPGRPPERSDGRPTYKLSSNENPYPPLPGVLAAATEAAAQMNRYPDMGAVDLLEALSDRFGVPVSDLAVGTGSVALLYHLLQATVADGDEVVYAWRSFEAYPIAVQLTGATSVQVPLTADARHDFKAMEAAITDRTKVVLVCTPNNPTGPVVRRDELIAFLDAVPSNVLVVVDEAYREFVREPDVVDGVELYRDRPNVLVLRTFSKAYGLAGFRVGYAIGHPEAVGAIRKCALPFGVSHVAQAAAIASLSVENELLERVDALVEERERVVSELQAAGWNVPETQTNFVWLDLGDDTVKFAEAVQAEGVSVRPFPGDGVRVTIGEPEANNLFLTVARTWPHQQH from the coding sequence ATGACCCCTGACAACGAGGTTCGCTTTCGCGCCTGCCTGGACGATGTCGCGGCTTACAAGCCGGGCCGTCCGCCGGAGCGCTCGGACGGACGCCCGACGTACAAGCTGTCCAGCAACGAGAACCCGTACCCGCCGCTTCCCGGGGTACTGGCCGCCGCGACCGAGGCCGCCGCGCAGATGAACCGCTACCCGGACATGGGCGCGGTCGACCTGCTCGAGGCGCTCTCGGACCGGTTCGGCGTACCGGTGAGCGACCTCGCGGTCGGTACCGGATCGGTCGCCCTGCTTTACCACCTGCTGCAGGCGACGGTCGCGGACGGCGACGAGGTCGTGTACGCGTGGCGCTCGTTCGAGGCGTACCCGATCGCGGTCCAGCTGACCGGCGCCACCTCGGTCCAGGTCCCGCTGACCGCGGACGCCCGCCACGACTTCAAGGCGATGGAGGCGGCGATCACCGATCGTACGAAGGTCGTGCTGGTCTGTACGCCGAACAACCCGACAGGCCCGGTGGTACGACGGGACGAGCTGATCGCGTTCCTCGACGCCGTACCGTCCAATGTGCTGGTCGTGGTGGACGAGGCGTACCGCGAATTCGTCCGGGAGCCCGACGTCGTCGACGGCGTCGAGCTGTACCGCGACCGCCCGAACGTGCTGGTACTCCGGACGTTCTCGAAGGCGTACGGCCTGGCCGGATTCCGCGTCGGGTACGCGATCGGCCATCCGGAGGCCGTCGGCGCGATCCGCAAGTGCGCGCTTCCGTTCGGCGTCAGCCACGTCGCCCAGGCGGCCGCGATCGCATCGCTCTCCGTCGAGAACGAACTACTCGAACGCGTCGATGCCCTGGTGGAGGAGCGCGAGCGGGTCGTCAGCGAACTACAGGCGGCCGGTTGGAACGTCCCCGAAACCCAGACCAACTTCGTCTGGCTCGACCTGGGCGACGACACCGTCAAGTTCGCCGAAGCCGTCCAAGCCGAAGGCGTCTCAGTCCGCCCCTTCCCCGGCGACGGCGTCCGAGTAACCATCGGCGAACCCGAAGCCAACAACCTCTTCCTCACCGTAGCCCGAACCTGGCCCCACCAGCAGCACTAG
- a CDS encoding S-layer protein yields the protein MLEENRGLLRFGAVVLVVVLVVVGGVLLFRGGSNTKLTVMSIPNDLTLRLDGHEIPANGEVNVKSGKHTLEGSRPGFQSYTQTIDISGKALNYKMYLYANGPEGREWAQRNPEQELELEHEAGKNYDEMVDRLRAKYPVLAYLPYVGDGFEASQAPSKSDPNNPEAISLAIEVYGPQGKTKALQWIQGYGWNPTTLDIIWTTGK from the coding sequence ATGCTTGAGGAGAACCGCGGACTGTTGAGGTTCGGCGCCGTCGTACTGGTGGTGGTCCTCGTCGTGGTCGGTGGCGTCCTGCTGTTCCGCGGCGGCTCGAACACCAAGCTCACGGTGATGTCGATCCCGAACGACCTGACGCTGCGGCTCGACGGCCACGAGATCCCGGCGAACGGCGAGGTCAACGTCAAGTCCGGCAAGCACACGCTGGAAGGCTCGCGGCCCGGGTTCCAGAGCTACACCCAGACGATCGACATCTCCGGCAAGGCGCTCAACTACAAAATGTACCTGTACGCGAACGGCCCCGAAGGTCGCGAGTGGGCGCAGCGCAACCCCGAGCAGGAGCTGGAGCTCGAACACGAAGCCGGCAAGAACTACGACGAGATGGTCGACCGGCTGCGCGCCAAGTACCCGGTCCTGGCCTACCTCCCGTACGTCGGCGACGGCTTCGAGGCCTCCCAGGCCCCCTCCAAGTCCGACCCGAACAACCCCGAAGCCATCTCCCTGGCCATCGAGGTCTACGGCCCCCAAGGCAAAACCAAAGCCCTCCAATGGATCCAAGGCTACGGCTGGAACCCCACCACCCTCGACATAATCTGGACCACCGGCAAGTAA
- a CDS encoding dimethylarginine dimethylaminohydrolase family protein: MGQPLEWGRRYLMVRPDHFRIDYVINPYMSTQDQPDPALTLKQWESLRQAIVDAGGEVEVLEQRADSPDMVYAMNLGLAAADGRAMLSHMRFEPRRKESLSAADWFTGHGFRLDRVGGEGVGPHFESGDAFVFGDSLVVGYGPRTDGEALKHLATEWDIRVRGLRIAHEGMYHLDLPFCPVDSTHAMVYPPAFDAASQAELSGIVPDPIVLTDEEAFAFSANSIVVGETIIMPACSPRLHEILTGLGLRVVVLDLSEFHKGGGSARCLTNPLDFPLAAITTPGGELILPA, encoded by the coding sequence ATGGGTCAGCCGCTGGAGTGGGGGCGTCGCTATCTGATGGTCCGGCCGGACCACTTCCGGATCGACTACGTGATCAACCCGTACATGTCGACGCAGGACCAGCCGGACCCCGCGCTGACGCTCAAGCAGTGGGAGTCGCTGAGGCAGGCGATCGTGGACGCCGGCGGCGAGGTCGAGGTACTGGAGCAGCGCGCGGACTCGCCGGACATGGTGTACGCGATGAACCTCGGGCTGGCGGCCGCGGACGGGCGCGCGATGCTCTCGCACATGCGGTTCGAGCCGCGCCGGAAGGAGTCGCTGAGCGCGGCGGACTGGTTCACCGGGCACGGGTTCCGGCTGGACCGCGTCGGCGGCGAGGGCGTCGGGCCCCACTTCGAGTCCGGGGACGCGTTCGTGTTCGGTGACAGCCTGGTTGTCGGATACGGGCCGCGGACGGACGGAGAGGCGCTGAAGCACCTGGCGACCGAGTGGGACATCCGGGTCCGGGGGCTGCGGATCGCGCACGAGGGGATGTACCACCTCGATCTGCCGTTCTGCCCGGTGGACAGCACGCACGCGATGGTCTACCCGCCGGCCTTCGACGCCGCGAGTCAGGCGGAGCTGTCCGGGATCGTGCCGGATCCGATCGTGCTGACCGACGAGGAGGCGTTCGCGTTCTCGGCGAACTCGATCGTTGTCGGCGAGACGATCATCATGCCGGCGTGCTCGCCTCGCCTGCACGAGATCCTCACCGGCCTCGGTCTGCGGGTGGTCGTCCTGGACCTCTCCGAGTTCCACAAGGGCGGCGGCTCGGCGCGCTGCCTCACCAACCCCCTGGACTTCCCGCTGGCCGCCATCACCACCCCCGGCGGCGAGCTCATCCTCCCCGCCTGA
- a CDS encoding EamA family transporter, with protein sequence MAASAPAGVVETGSRPASGAMIWTALGVVYVVWGSTYLAIRVVVEAQIPPMLGMAARFLTAAVLMAAGLALKSGWRRLRITRREALGAAAVGIMLLAFGNGAVAVAEQTVPSGLAALLVAAVPLWLMLLRVGGGERPRALTWVGVLIGFGGAALLSLSGGNTSAKPWSVAILVVGTICWATGSRYAPRLGLPRDPLVTALYEMVFGGTAMVLIGVLRGEPGRLHLDRIHGSGWFGLAYLVVFGSLLAYTAYSYLLANAPISLVGTYAYVNPAVAVFLGWLILSESLTWQILLGGAVIIVGVALVVSSERRRSQ encoded by the coding sequence ATGGCGGCGTCTGCCCCCGCCGGAGTGGTCGAGACCGGTTCCCGGCCGGCCTCCGGCGCGATGATCTGGACCGCGCTCGGGGTGGTGTACGTCGTCTGGGGTTCGACGTACCTGGCGATCCGGGTCGTGGTCGAGGCGCAGATCCCGCCGATGCTCGGGATGGCAGCCCGCTTCCTGACCGCCGCCGTACTGATGGCGGCCGGCCTCGCCCTGAAGTCGGGCTGGCGGCGGCTGCGGATCACCCGCCGCGAGGCGCTCGGCGCGGCCGCGGTCGGCATCATGCTCCTTGCTTTCGGCAACGGCGCCGTAGCGGTCGCCGAGCAGACCGTTCCCTCGGGTCTGGCGGCGCTGCTGGTGGCCGCCGTACCACTGTGGCTGATGCTGCTGCGGGTCGGCGGCGGCGAGCGACCACGAGCGCTGACCTGGGTCGGCGTACTGATCGGGTTCGGCGGCGCGGCGCTGCTGTCGCTGTCGGGCGGTAATACGAGTGCGAAGCCGTGGTCCGTCGCGATCCTCGTCGTCGGCACGATCTGCTGGGCCACCGGTTCGCGGTACGCGCCGCGGCTCGGCCTGCCGCGTGACCCGCTGGTGACGGCGCTCTACGAAATGGTCTTCGGTGGTACGGCGATGGTGCTGATCGGCGTACTGCGGGGCGAACCGGGGCGGTTGCACCTCGACCGGATCCACGGCAGCGGGTGGTTCGGGCTCGCGTACCTCGTGGTGTTCGGGTCGCTGCTGGCGTACACGGCGTACTCGTATCTGCTCGCGAACGCGCCGATCTCGCTGGTCGGGACGTACGCGTACGTGAACCCGGCGGTCGCGGTGTTCCTCGGGTGGCTGATCCTGAGCGAGAGCCTGACCTGGCAGATCCTGCTCGGCGGCGCGGTGATCATCGTCGGGGTGGCGCTCGTCGTCAGTTCGGAACGGCGGCGGAGTCAGTAG